The proteins below are encoded in one region of Oikeobacillus pervagus:
- a CDS encoding DUF6470 family protein, with amino-acid sequence MELPQIRLFSQTAKIQLNIEQPKQSIEQPPAELDLQQPPAEITYERTPAQLTIDQTKAREDMDLKHISKRIEEFAQLGYQDWLEGMTRVAQEGTELMKIENGGNPIVDQAKRRSERPYRQLGITWIPSANSVSVHFEPAKIKLNVKTNKVINNTRPQKPIHEYRPGKVNISMKQYPSLSIDFVNLKYKGINYEQEI; translated from the coding sequence ATGGAGCTCCCACAAATTCGGCTTTTCTCACAAACAGCTAAAATCCAACTAAATATAGAGCAACCGAAACAGTCGATTGAACAACCACCTGCTGAGCTCGATTTACAACAGCCACCAGCCGAAATAACGTATGAACGCACACCAGCCCAATTGACAATCGATCAAACAAAAGCACGGGAAGATATGGATTTAAAACATATATCGAAGAGAATCGAAGAATTTGCCCAACTCGGATATCAAGACTGGTTAGAAGGGATGACAAGAGTCGCACAAGAAGGGACAGAATTAATGAAAATTGAAAACGGTGGCAACCCAATTGTGGACCAAGCTAAGCGGCGCAGTGAACGTCCTTACCGTCAACTCGGTATCACTTGGATTCCATCCGCCAACAGCGTCTCAGTTCATTTTGAACCAGCTAAAATAAAACTTAATGTGAAAACCAATAAAGTGATCAACAACACCCGACCACAAAAGCCAATACACGAATACCGACCAGGAAAAGTGAATATTTCAATGAAACAATATCCATCCTTATCCATCGATTTTGTCAATCTGAAATATAAAGGTATAAACTACGAACAAGAAATATAA